The Caretta caretta isolate rCarCar2 chromosome 5, rCarCar1.hap1, whole genome shotgun sequence genome contains a region encoding:
- the RPL37 gene encoding large ribosomal subunit protein eL37 isoform X1, which yields MTKGTSSFGKRRNKTHTLCRRCGSKAYHLQKSTCGKCGYPAKRKRKYNWSAKAKRRNTTGTGRMRHLKNVYRRFRNGFREGTTPKPKRAAVAASSSS from the exons ATG ACTAAGGGAACATCATCATTCGGTAAGCGCCGCAATAAGACCCACACTTTGTGCCGTCGCTGCGGATCCAAGGCATACCATCTCCAGAAATCCACCTGTGGGAAATGTGGGTATCCTGCTAAGCGCAAGAGAAAGT ATAACTGGAGTGCCAAGGCTAAAAGGCGCAACACCACTGGTACTGGTCGTATGAGGCACCTGAAAAATGTCTACCGTCGATTCAG GAATGGATTCCGTGAAGGAACAACACCTAAGCCCAAGAGAGCTGCCGTTGCAGCATCCAGCTCATCTTAA
- the RPL37 gene encoding large ribosomal subunit protein eL37 isoform X2 — protein MTKGTSSFGKRRNKTHTLCRRCGSKAYHLQKSTCGKCGYPAKRKRKYNWSAKAKRRNTTGTGRMRHLKNVYRRFRNGFREGTTPKPKRAAVAASSSS, from the exons ACTAAGGGAACATCATCATTCGGTAAGCGCCGCAATAAGACCCACACTTTGTGCCGTCGCTGCGGATCCAAGGCATACCATCTCCAGAAATCCACCTGTGGGAAATGTGGGTATCCTGCTAAGCGCAAGAGAAAGT ATAACTGGAGTGCCAAGGCTAAAAGGCGCAACACCACTGGTACTGGTCGTATGAGGCACCTGAAAAATGTCTACCGTCGATTCAG GAATGGATTCCGTGAAGGAACAACACCTAAGCCCAAGAGAGCTGCCGTTGCAGCATCCAGCTCATCTTAA